AGTCACGGCATTTATACTCACCTGTTCGCAATCTGCCGACGCAGTGTTGGACCCGCCGTTTTTTTGTTCTTGGGGATCTTTCTCCTGCGATATCTTAAGGGATTCGTTATTTTGCGGCGCTTGATCATCCGTCTCGCTTTCGGGCAGCGAATCCTGTGCTTTTTCTTCTGTCAAGACTGCGGTTTTCTTCGTAGTTCGGGGTCTTCTTTTTTTTACCTTAATTTCTTCCGCGGCTGCCGTTCCGGCGGTTTCTTGAGTGTTATCCGCTGTATTCATAATTCTGCGTTGTCTCCTTTTTTTGTGAAAATTTCAAATATTGAAAAAAAATCAGTTATAAGAAATAAAACTCGAGAACGGGATTTTCAAAGTTTTGATAATACATTTTTTATGATTATCATCCGCTTGTCAATAAATATTTTTTTGGATGTTAATTTCCTTCGAGAATTTCAATTATTTTTGACGCCATGCCGTATATAGTTGAAAGTTCCGCAAAATAAGGCGAATCCCTGTCTATGTCTCTTTGAAGGGATTCGGCATGTTTCTTTATGAAAGCGGCTTTTTCGGCGATTTCATTATCGCAGTCAATTTTACCCGGGCTGATTTTTTTTCCGTATGCTTCTTCGCACGGCAAAAGAAAAGGGCTTTCTATTTTTTTCATGCTTTTTTGTTCACGGGAAAAATCCTCGGCGGACAGGTCCAGAAAACGAGCTGTTTCCTGGGCGTTCCCTTTTATTACAGCAGGAATCTCATCAGCCAAAACCACTACGTCGTATTCTGAAGCTCTTATTATCTCCCGTCTGTAGAGAAAAAGCATTTTGTAGAAAAAGGACATCGTCTGCCACATTCCCTTGTTATCGTTGACATTATTAAGAAGTATCAACGCGTGCGGGATCAAAGGTTCATCACAAAGCAAATAGAAATAAAACGGCGGATTTTCAAAGAAAAAAACCCCTTCGCACAGTTTTCTTGAAAGTTCCCTCAAAGAAGTGTTGGGTAAGAGCTTTCTGGGGACCGAGTCGGTGTTTGATTTGCACAGATAAAGGCTTCCGTTCAAGGTCATGAGATATATGCCGAATTTTTCTGAAGACGAATTAAGCAGAAACTCAGAAAAATATCCGTTCACCGCGAACGGTTTTTCGTTAATTTGGGCTGAGCTCTTCAAAGCGACATCAATGTAGTTCAAAATTCTCTTTCCTTAATTTGCATTTACTTATATTATTTCCTAATGCGATAACGTGTCAAGACAGTACTTGTTTTTTTCAATAAGGAGGAAATATGAGCGATCTCGGCAACACAATAAGAAATGCCGGAGACTGGCTGGCAAAACATATACCCGGATTCGCCGGCTACATAAAAAGAGAGGAACGAAGAGGAGCCGACAAATTGTACAGAGACTATCTCGCCTCTCAGCTCATCCAAAGCCGCGCTCATTTGTCCAGGGCAACGGTAACTCTCACAGATTCTCAGGATTTCGCATCTTTGAAAACGTTGTCGAGAATAGACGCCAAACTGGAAACCAACACCGACAGGATAAGGCTCGCCGATTACGGTTATACCGGGTGGTTCGACCTCGTTCAGATAGACCAGGAACAGCTGGCCCAGCTCTATGAATACGACGTCAATCTGGCGAGATTCGTCGATGATATTTCCGAATCCGCCAAAAAAATGGAAACTGCGGGCCCCGAAGAAGTATCGTCCATACTTGTGCAGTTGAACCTGTCCATTGACGCGCTCGAAGCTAAACTCAAAGAAAGAGACAATCTTTTCATAAACGGCATTAACAGAGGAGAATGATAATGGCTCTAAAACTGATGGACATAATCGAATACCACGACTCTACGGGTGAGATTATGGTACACAGGGTCCCTGAATCGGGATCCGCTGAAACAAAACTCGGCAGTCAGCTCATAGTCAGAGAAGACCAAAAAGCAGTCTTCTTCAGGGACGGACAAGCTCTGGACGTTTTCGGTCCCGGTAAGCACACGCTGACTGCGGCGAATCTTCCGGTACTGACAAATTTTATAGGCAAGCTTTTCGACGGCAGAAGCCCATTCAGGACAGAAGTAGTATTTGTAAACACAAAAACATTCACTAATTCCAAGTGGGGGACTCCTGAACCTATTCCTTTCAGGGACAAAGAACTTAAATTCGTAAGGATAAGAGCTTTCGGGGCTTATTCGATGCGGATAATTGAATCTCAGCTTTTTGTCAACAAAGTTGTCGGATCTCAGGGAAGATATTCCAGAGAGCAAATAGAAGATTTCCTGAGGAACATAATTATTGCGAGATTTGCCGATTTTCTGGGAGAAGTAGCTTCCAAAGGAGTTTCCATATTCGACCTTGCGAGCAACTATGATGAAGTTGCTATAGGAGCGAAATCAAGAGTACAGGGAGATTTTGAAAAATACGGCCTTGAACTGACTGATTTTCTCATTAACGCAATAAGCCTGCCTGAAGCCGTCCAGAAAATGATAGACGAAAGAGCTTCCGTGGAGGCGATGGGAGGCCTTGGAGGTTTCACACAGTATCAGGCGGCCAGCGCCATGAGAGACGCCGCAAAGAATGAAGGCGGAGGAGCTGGAACCGGAATGGGTATGGGAGCCGGCCTCGGCATGGGAATGATGATGCCGGGTATGATAAGCCAGGCCATGCAGGGAAACATGCAATCTCAACAGACCAAACCCTGCCCTCACTGCAACGCGGCCATACCGGCCACAGCGGCTTTCTGTCCCAATTGCGGAAAACCGACTCAGACTACGAAGGCCTGCCCTCACTGCAGCAATCAGATTCCTGCCGATGCCAAATTCTGTCCTAATTGCGGCAAAGAAACGACTCCTCAAAAAGTCAACTGCCCTCATTGTAAAAAACCGATACAGGCGGGCGTTAAATTCTGTCCTGAATGCGGAAAACAGATATCGGAATAATTTTAAAACAGGATAAATGATGAGAAAAATAAAATTGCTGACGATAGCTATTGCGTTGTTTTTAGCTGCAGGACTCGATGCTTACTCGGTATCGCTTTCACCGGGGATATCGGTCCTGTCTTCAAAATATTTCGACAACGGAAGAGTTCTGACAGTAGGAACGGAAAGCGGGAAAAAATTCGCCGGTTTCTCTCCTTTTGCTGACTTTTCCCTGATTCAGGCCAGGGGCAGCAGCAGAGACGATCTGACTTTGAGCGTCTTTCTTCTCAAAACCGGTTTAAGAAGACGCCTTTTCAATGTCACACCGAGAAACGAGATTTCGTTTTCTTTATCTTACGGAACTTCCATGACTGAAATATCTACCGACAACACTTCAGAAAGTTCTTACATATCCTGGATTTTTCCTTCCGCGAAAATGACTTTTGAACTTACACAATCTCTGGGTCTGACTGGAGATTTTTCTTACGGTTATTCATTAGACGAATCACATTCTTCCATGATAATGCTCGGTTTGGGCATTGAGATAGTGAGGTAAAAAGTGAAAAACTCGATAATCCTTATTTTGACAGTTCTGATATCGGGATGTTCGGGAGATTCCAACCTTTCGCGCATTTCAAACGAGTATTTTCCTCTTCCTGACACGGGAAGTTTTTGGACGTTTTCCGACACCCTTAACAATACAGCTTCGATTTCCGTATCTTCAGTTAATTATCTGCATCAGGGCAGATATTGTTCGGTTTGGGATTTTAACGGCACATACTTTTACGTTTGGAAAGATGACGGAAGCGTCAAAACCTACAGAACTTTCACCAGAAATTTCGGAGGCTCATCCTATGTCGTTGAAAACCGCTGGGCGGATTTAATAAAACTGCCGCTCATAGACGGAGACAGATGGTCTGAACGGTACACGAACAGCATCAATATTGCGGGTGTTCCATATGCAATAGAAATCACGACTGACGTATCGGTAACAAAGAAAGATGTTTTTACCGTACCTTTGGGCTCCTTCTCTGATTGCTACCGAGTTGAGATAACAGAGAACGTAAAGGAGACTTCGTCTCTGATGGGGAATCAGAGTTCGACGACACGCATGTCTTACGTCCTGGCTCCTTCGAAAGGTATTGTCTTTTTTAAAGATTCCACGGGTGAATACTATCTGACGGCCATTGAACTCAATTAGCTTATTCTATGCCCTTTTTCTCAGTTGCGCTTCTGACGGTCTGGGAATTTTTATATTTTTTTTCCGTTTTCCTCGCGCGTAAAAAAAACAGACGTATATTTCTGATCTTATCAGGCGCTTTTTTAATTGTTGTTTCTTTCTTTCTCAGCCGCGCGGGTACCAGCGCCGTTCTCTTTTCTTCCTTCGTTTTTCTCAACATCTACTTTTATTTCGTTATGTTCGATAAGAACAGAGCCGCCGCGTCGTGGACAGGTGTCGCCTCTCTTTTATCGTTCGGCATTTTAGATCTTAAGTCGTCTTTCGGCTTTGTGCTTAACGAAAGCGAGATATCATACAATGGTGTCAATTGGAACATAGTCGGAATTTTCGCTGGAACGATGATACTTGCCGATCTTTTCATGAAATCCCGCGCTCCCGAGTTTATATCTGAAAAAATCACTAAAAAAGCCAGTACCGCAGGGGTGGCGATAGTCCTCGTTTCTGTTTTTTCAGGGGCGATTTCGATTGTCTGTGAAAATGTCGCGGCTCTGCTGATAGTCGCTCCTGTAGCTTTCAGTGTGGCTGACAAACTGAAGATATCCCCTGTGCCCTTTCTCGTTTCTTCGGCAATATTTTCCAATCTCGAAGGGGCTTCGACTCTCATCGGCGATCCGCCGAGCATCATCCTGGCAGCAAACACCGGAATGAATTTTAACGACTTTTTTTTCTATCACGGCAGACCCGGTATGTTCTTTGCCATACAGGCTGGAGCTCTGGCGGGATTCGCTTTCTTGTTTTTTTATTTCAGAAAACTCAGACAGCCCATTGAGACCGTCGAAGTTACAAAAGTTTTGTCCTGGTTCCCCGCTTTCCTGCTTTCTTTTCTGACTCTGGGTCTGGCTCTTTTGTCGGTTTTCAAACTCGGCTTCGATTTCACGGGCGGTATTTTCTGTTTGCTGACAGCAGCCTTTGGTCTCTTTTGGTGGAAGTTAAAACAAAAAAAAGGGGGCACGTTCAGAAAGACGCTGGGTGAATTCGACTTTGAAACGGTTTTTCTGCTGATGGGTATATTTATTTTGGTCGCCGGTTTGAGCAAAACCGGCGTAATAGACAAACTTGCCGCCTTTCTGGGAGAAAAAACAGCCGGAAATTTCCCCGCTTCCTTTCTTTTTTTCACTATCACCAGCGTAATATTCTCGGCCTTCATTGACAATGTCCCGTTTGTTACGGCTATGGTTCCGATCTGTCTTTCGATGGCCTTAAAAACCGGCCTTGGAGAAGTTCAGACTCTGTCACTCGCTTTCGCAGTGACACTGGGAGCGTCCATCGGAGGAAACATCACGCCTATCGGAGCGTCTTCCAACATAGTCGCGGTGGGACTTTTGAAAAAAAAAGGTCTCAAAGTTACGTTTTTCGACTTTCTTAAAATCGGCCTGCCATTCACTTTATTTTCAACTGCCGCAGCTGCGGGATTTATTTTTTTTTTCTGGCGTTAATCATTAACATGGTCAAATAATCACGAATCTTTTTATTGCTATACTTCAGTTAATATCTTAAAATCCTGAATATCGGAATTTGCTACAAACTTTATAAACCAGGAGGGTGCATGAAGAGCAAATCAGTATTGTTATTGTTGGTTGCGGCGGCTTTTCTGATTCCGCTCTCGACGCTCAGCGGAAGAGTGAGCCTCGACGGATCAGGCGGTTGGTTCAGAATCCCGTCAGCTTACAACCTCGGCAAAGGAACTTTCACGATTGGCTCAAGGTTAATGCTCAATTATTACGCGTTCGAGGATTCTTTTCCGACTACCCTGATTTACTACGACACGACTTGGGTGGGACCGGTTTTCACTGTCGACACGACGACCAGAGACACGGTGGTCAGTACTGGAGACGCTCTTATGTGTATTACAGTTCCATTCGGAATCTCTTACGCGATTACAGATTTCGACGAATTCGGGATTTCGGGCGTTTTTTATTATGACCGTTTCATCGCCCAGCACATACACATAAGACCTGACAATCCAGGAATAATCGAAAACGACTCACTCGGCACTTTCCAATATTTCGGAAGGAACAGTATTGTCAGCTCCGCTATTGGCGATATTTCTGTGTTCTACAAAAGAACCATTCCAGTCAACGAAAAATTTACAATGGGCGGATTAATTCAGATAATATTCCCTACCGGTCCTGAGAGAGAGGATTCTTTCGTCAGAAGGACGACCCCGGACAGTCTCAGGGTCAGCGAGGACGACATAACATGGAACGGAGGCCTGTTCAGGACTTTCAGACAGGGATTCGGCGGCGGAGTCAGCCTGATAGGCTCTTTCAAACCTATCCCTGAATCTCCGTTCTCTCTCGGAGGAATAGTCGGTTACAATTACTTGGGCTACAATGAATATCAGACATTGCTCGTCGGCATTGGCGCTTCTTTCAAAGGAAAGTATTTCGAGCCTTTCGTAGAAGCGACAGGAACTTTCGTACTTTCTCCCGACAGCATTGCAAGCCCTCTGAGACTGACTCCCGGACTCCGCTTCACATCTCTGCCGGGGCTTTATCTTGACATAGCTTACGATTTCAGGCTGACTTCGAACGACAAGTACAACGTCGAAAGTTACGCATTCAGCCCGGACTGGCTCGCTTCAGTTGGATTCGGCTGGTCATACGATTTCATCCCGGACCGCCCGAAACTCGCCTGGATTGCCGGAACAGTGATGGACTCCAAAACAATGACAGGCATATACGGAGCGAGCGTCGCGTTTGAAGACACAACGGCCGACGGATTTCTCTTCCCCACGCTGGCCACGGACGATTACGGTGCATGGTTCGTAGCCGACATACCTGCTCCCAGGTATATCGAGGTAACGGCAACTGCTCCCGGTTATTCATCAGTAAGTCCCAGACCCGTTTACGTTTCTCCGGGCGATTCTGTGACCGGCCTCGATTTCGTTCTCGAGCAGAATCTCGGCATTATAAAGGGCGTAGTCTATGAGATCAAAACCGACGCTTCAACGGCGCCCATAGCCGCCAACATTAACATTACGGGAGACACGACCCTGTCGATTTCGACTGACGAAAACGGCAGATTTGAAATCACTCTTCTTCCCGGTACATTCAATTTTGAAGCTTACGTAGCCGGATATATTCCGTCGAAAAAGGAATTCAGTCTCGAAAGCAAACAGGTTTTGGTCGCGGAGTTCAATCTTCTCAAAGAGAAAGCCGAACTGGTGTTCCACAACATAAACTTCGAAGTCAACAAAGCTGAACTTCTGCCGGAATCCTATCCCATCCTCGACCAGCTCGCGAGACTTCTCAAAGAAAATCCCGACGTAAAGATAGAAATACAGGGACACACTGACAGCGACGGAAGCAACGCTCACAACCAGCAGCTTTCCGAAGCGAGAGCCGGTTCTGTTCGGAACTACCTGATCAACTCTCACGGAATCTCCCCTGAAAAACTCATCGCCATAGGTTACGGCGAGTCGAGGCTCATGATTTCACCCGAGAGATCGAGAGAAGACAAGAGAATGAACAGAAGAGTGGAATTCCACGTCATAGATAACTAAGCGAGGTGAAAGATGAAAAAATATTCGATCGCACTTATATTTCTCCTCGTCTCTACGGCTCTGTCAGCTGTTCTTCCCACGAGGACTCTCAGCGTCGAGACGGGCTACATACTGCCGCACAGAGATTCTAAAATCGGCATCGGCGACGTTGCGGTAGGACTTTACGATTACACTCAAATAGGCTCGAACTCTCTGCTTGACGTTTTCCTTATACCGAACGTCAAGATCAAAGGCGGCGGTTTCATAGGAGAGCTTCCTATTTCAGTTTCTGCGGGAGCATACTACTGGGATTTTCTGGGATACTCTCCTATTCTCTCTCAGTCAACCAATGAAGTTCTCACCGATGAACTCACCGGCACCCTGACGGGCAAGCTCTACGGTTACGGTTTCTTCTTCGGTGCAAGCTATTTGATATCCGAAAAACTCGGTTCCATTCACATTGGATACGAAATTGACAAAGTGATAACCGACATCCGCGGTATCGGCGATTTCTCAATTGACCCCAGAGAGTACGTTGAAAACACGGACATTTATCTCATAAGCCCGAGAGTCTGGGGCGAAGTCGATTCCTGGCATCAGACGGTGACGGCCGCCAACGATTTTTCGTTCGGAGTTGTGAAACTTTACACCGAGTTGGGTTACGACTTCCAACTTGAAAAAATGAAGTGGGGCGCCGGATTCGGCATTAACGCCGCTTCGAACTGCGAAATCATACTCGGAGTCCTCGGCCCAGGCGTAGAGATGGATGACGTCAACACAGGCGTAGTACCGGTTGTTCAGGCAATATGGAACTTCGACTTCAGGGAGGAAGAATGAACAGGAAATTGATTTTTATCGCGATCGCGCTTGCCGCCGTCACTGTTATCGGCTGCAACACGATAGTTCACATCACCAGCCGTTCCGACCCGAAAAGTCTCGACACCAGTGTCGGCGGCAGAATAAACAAACCGTACGATTACGAAAAAGTCTCCGGCCTCGACATCCCGGAAGACATCTCCATGAAACTGGTTCGCGCCCATTTTTACGGGCACGTTGCTCTCAGCGTTGACTCAGGAGCAGTCGATTCACTGAGACCGAGCAAAATTTATGTCTTCCTGAGCAAAACCGAACCCACGGACGTCCCCATGGACACTACTTTATCAGTCCCTCCTGTCAATCCGGTTTACAACAGGGACAACCACAGATTGATAGTGACCATAGAATTTGAACCTCTCAGTCCTCTCGGTGATTCCGCGGACTTCACTTTCAACGCCGAACTTAACAAAGACGATCTTTTGTGGGCAGACGCGATATTCAAATCGAGAACAGACTTTTACGTCAAAGCCATACTGATACCGCCCATCACAAATGTATCAGTTAACACGGACGTCACCGCGTTTGTAGACGATGCTTATTTCGAAGTTGATTTCGAAAAAGAAACAGGGGGACTTTTCCCTCTTCTTTTCTGGTTCTGATTAACTTTGAGGGGAGGCTTTTATTAGCTTCCCCTCTTCAAAAAACCGATGAAATATTCCGATTCCGGCGTTGACATAGAGAAAGCCGAAAGAGCGCTCGGAAGAATTAAAGAACTCGTTAAATCCACTTTCAACGAAAGAGTCGTGCAGGACATCGGCAATTTCGGAGCGGTCTTCTCATACCGGGAAAACAGATACCTGGTGTCATCCGCCGACGGTGTCGGAACCAAGCTCAAGATAGCTTTCGCCACGGGAGTTCACAGCACTATCGGTCAGGATCTTGTAAACCACTGCGTCAACGACATATTTGTTCTCGGAGCAAGCCCGATGTTTTTTCTCGACTACATAGCGTCGGGAAAAATCGTGGAAGACACTTACGAGAGAATAATTGACGGCCTCTCTCGGGCATGCAAAACCAATTCATGTTGTCTGATAGGCGGCGAGACGGCCGAAATGCCCGGCTTTTACATGGAAGGCGAATACGACATAGCAGGTTTCATTGTGGGCGAAGTAGGAAAGGAAGACATCCTCGGGTCACAAAGAGTATCTGCAACTGACATAATATACGGAATAGAATCCTCAGGTCTTCACACAAACGGATATTCTCTGGCGAGAAAGATACTCGAAAACAAAAAAATAGATTTGTCGGACTACCAGCAGGATATCTCTTCTTCGTGGGGCGAGGCTCTTTTGAAAATTCACAGGACTTACTACCCTCTTCTCAGGGAAGCCGTTCAGGAAAAAAAACTCGTTTCGGCAATGGCTCACATCACGGGCGGCGGTATAGGAAAGAATCTGAAAAGATCAATTCCGGCAGATTTGAACGCCGTCATTGAAATGAACTGGCAGATACCGGCCGTTTTCAGCGCTCTGAAATCTCTCGGAAATGTTGACGAATCGGAAATGATGCTGGCATTCAACATGGGGATGGGAATGATTTGTTCGGTTCCGCAGAACAAATGCCGGGAATTCGAAACCTACCTCGGTTTAAAAGGCGAACCCGTCCACAGAATAGGTTTCTTCGAAAAAGGGTCGGGAGATGTCAGGTTTGCGGGATCTTAAAAAAGACAATCGCTCGGAATTTTTTTTGTTTCTGTTAAAAAAAAGAAAACCTCACGACGCACTTTCTCTTATCAAAGCGACTGTAAAAGAAGCCGGAACTCAGTGGGGATTCGCCTCACCGGCTGTATTCAGGCATTGGAACATGAGCTCTTTAAAAGACATCTTCGATTTCACAGGATCTCTTCCCGAATACTCAGAAATGGATTTTTCATATCCCCCCTCGCTAGGCATCATCAGAATTAATGATATTTTTTCTTTTTGACTTGTAAAATTTCATAAAACTCTTATATTTTCTTTAGACCTCACGATTAACGCCTTCCGTCTTTACCTTAAGTGTTTTATGCGTTAATATTGTTGTTAATCTTTTTACAACGTCGTTGAGAATAGTCAAAACAGCGTGTTTTAGGCAAATAAAACAATAGAGTTTTGGGAGAAAACTTCAATGTACAAGATTCACGATGAAAGCCCTTTGATGGATATTATCGTAAAAAAAACGTCAGTGGTTTTGACGGTGGAAGTTCCCGGTCTCAAAGCCGAAGACATAATAATTCAGCTGAACGAGGACAAGATCACGCTGATTTCAAAGATTCCTCCGGCCTTAACAGTCGAGGGTAAATACGTTTTAATGGAAAGATGTCACAGACCGTTTAACAGGACAATTTCTCTTCCTCATAAAATCGATCCTGATTCTATTAAGACAAATCTATCGGGAGGAATTCTCACGATTCATCTGTCAATATTAAAGGAGGTTCGTTCTGCAAGGACAATCCAGCTACTCTGAAAAAAAACCGCTGCCCGCGATCCCTCCGGTAATTTTACCTCTTTTGGTGCTTGACAAGCAGATAATTTACCCAAATCTCCCGTTAGTTGTAATTGTGTCGGGTCAAAAAGACATTGACATGATTAACGAAATCCTCAAATCCAGAGACAAAACGCTGGTCGCGGTTTTGAAAAAGGAAAACAACGAAGAAGGATTGCCCCTCGAAAACTACGTATACGAAACCGGAGTCATTTCTCTAGTGACAAAACTCATGAATTACGACGACAATTACAGGATCATAATTCAGGGAAGAAAAAGAGTCAGACTTCAGAAAATATTCGACAAAGACACATACTCAAAAGCGGAAGTCGTATCGATTGATGACACAAACGAAACGGGCGTGGAAACAGACGCCTTGCACAGATCCCTTCAAAACACTTTTATAGATCTGATAGAAGAAACTCCCGCAATACCCCAGGAGCTGAAAATCGTCATCAAAGAGATAGACAAACCCGGAAGCCTTGCGGACTTTGTATCCATGCACATAAACATGGACATAACAGACAGGCAGAAAATACTGGAAACCCCTGACGTCAGAGAGAGAATAAGATTCGTTCTCGAAAAAGTAATAGATGAACTGGAGATTGCAAAAGTTGCATCAAAAATAAGGAAAGACGTTGAAGAAAAAGCCGAAGACAGCAGAAAAGAATATTTTTTAAGAGAACAGATGAAAGCCATAAAAAAAGAACTCGGTGAAAAAGACGATTCTGCGAGAGAGATCGGCGAAATTCAGGAGAAGATGCAAAAAACGCTTCTCACTGAAGAGGCAAAAAAAGCCTGTGAGAAGGAGATTGAAAGAATAAATCAGATGCCTCCTGCCTCCGCAGAATACTCTGTTTCGAGGACATACATTGACTGGATACTCGATCTTCCATGGGGAGTTTACACCAAGGACAAAGCAAACATACGCAATGCAAAAAGCATTCTCGATTCCGACCATTACGACCTGAAAGACGTAAAAGAAAGAATACTGGAATTCATAGCAGTCAGAAAACTAAAGAACGACGTCAAAAGTCCGATAATTTGCTTTTTA
This is a stretch of genomic DNA from candidate division WOR-3 bacterium. It encodes these proteins:
- a CDS encoding SPFH domain-containing protein translates to MALKLMDIIEYHDSTGEIMVHRVPESGSAETKLGSQLIVREDQKAVFFRDGQALDVFGPGKHTLTAANLPVLTNFIGKLFDGRSPFRTEVVFVNTKTFTNSKWGTPEPIPFRDKELKFVRIRAFGAYSMRIIESQLFVNKVVGSQGRYSREQIEDFLRNIIIARFADFLGEVASKGVSIFDLASNYDEVAIGAKSRVQGDFEKYGLELTDFLINAISLPEAVQKMIDERASVEAMGGLGGFTQYQAASAMRDAAKNEGGGAGTGMGMGAGLGMGMMMPGMISQAMQGNMQSQQTKPCPHCNAAIPATAAFCPNCGKPTQTTKACPHCSNQIPADAKFCPNCGKETTPQKVNCPHCKKPIQAGVKFCPECGKQISE
- a CDS encoding anion permease → MPFFSVALLTVWEFLYFFSVFLARKKNRRIFLILSGAFLIVVSFFLSRAGTSAVLFSSFVFLNIYFYFVMFDKNRAAASWTGVASLLSFGILDLKSSFGFVLNESEISYNGVNWNIVGIFAGTMILADLFMKSRAPEFISEKITKKASTAGVAIVLVSVFSGAISIVCENVAALLIVAPVAFSVADKLKISPVPFLVSSAIFSNLEGASTLIGDPPSIILAANTGMNFNDFFFYHGRPGMFFAIQAGALAGFAFLFFYFRKLRQPIETVEVTKVLSWFPAFLLSFLTLGLALLSVFKLGFDFTGGIFCLLTAAFGLFWWKLKQKKGGTFRKTLGEFDFETVFLLMGIFILVAGLSKTGVIDKLAAFLGEKTAGNFPASFLFFTITSVIFSAFIDNVPFVTAMVPICLSMALKTGLGEVQTLSLAFAVTLGASIGGNITPIGASSNIVAVGLLKKKGLKVTFFDFLKIGLPFTLFSTAAAAGFIFFFWR
- a CDS encoding OmpA family protein; protein product: MKSKSVLLLLVAAAFLIPLSTLSGRVSLDGSGGWFRIPSAYNLGKGTFTIGSRLMLNYYAFEDSFPTTLIYYDTTWVGPVFTVDTTTRDTVVSTGDALMCITVPFGISYAITDFDEFGISGVFYYDRFIAQHIHIRPDNPGIIENDSLGTFQYFGRNSIVSSAIGDISVFYKRTIPVNEKFTMGGLIQIIFPTGPEREDSFVRRTTPDSLRVSEDDITWNGGLFRTFRQGFGGGVSLIGSFKPIPESPFSLGGIVGYNYLGYNEYQTLLVGIGASFKGKYFEPFVEATGTFVLSPDSIASPLRLTPGLRFTSLPGLYLDIAYDFRLTSNDKYNVESYAFSPDWLASVGFGWSYDFIPDRPKLAWIAGTVMDSKTMTGIYGASVAFEDTTADGFLFPTLATDDYGAWFVADIPAPRYIEVTATAPGYSSVSPRPVYVSPGDSVTGLDFVLEQNLGIIKGVVYEIKTDASTAPIAANINITGDTTLSISTDENGRFEITLLPGTFNFEAYVAGYIPSKKEFSLESKQVLVAEFNLLKEKAELVFHNINFEVNKAELLPESYPILDQLARLLKENPDVKIEIQGHTDSDGSNAHNQQLSEARAGSVRNYLINSHGISPEKLIAIGYGESRLMISPERSREDKRMNRRVEFHVIDN
- a CDS encoding phosphoribosylformylglycinamidine cyclo-ligase, coding for MKYSDSGVDIEKAERALGRIKELVKSTFNERVVQDIGNFGAVFSYRENRYLVSSADGVGTKLKIAFATGVHSTIGQDLVNHCVNDIFVLGASPMFFLDYIASGKIVEDTYERIIDGLSRACKTNSCCLIGGETAEMPGFYMEGEYDIAGFIVGEVGKEDILGSQRVSATDIIYGIESSGLHTNGYSLARKILENKKIDLSDYQQDISSSWGEALLKIHRTYYPLLREAVQEKKLVSAMAHITGGGIGKNLKRSIPADLNAVIEMNWQIPAVFSALKSLGNVDESEMMLAFNMGMGMICSVPQNKCREFETYLGLKGEPVHRIGFFEKGSGDVRFAGS
- a CDS encoding Hsp20/alpha crystallin family protein; this translates as MYKIHDESPLMDIIVKKTSVVLTVEVPGLKAEDIIIQLNEDKITLISKIPPALTVEGKYVLMERCHRPFNRTISLPHKIDPDSIKTNLSGGILTIHLSILKEVRSARTIQLL